One Polypterus senegalus isolate Bchr_013 chromosome 10, ASM1683550v1, whole genome shotgun sequence DNA segment encodes these proteins:
- the gja2 gene encoding gap junction protein, alpha 2: MGDWSLLGKLLESAQEHSTVVGKVWLTVLFIFRILVLGTAAEKVWGDEQSGFTCDTKQPGCQNVCYDKTFPISHIRFWVLQIIFVSTPTLIYLGHILHLVRMEEKQKEKEKNKISQHHSDKQPLLGNSKCKKPPVKDEQGRIRMQGAILRTYIFNIIFKTLFEVGFIVAQYFLYGFELKPLYTCNRMPCPNTVNCYISRPTEKTIFILFMLAVACLSLFLNLVEMYHLGFTKCRQGLRYRTEIASEAGSKAPSEAVAPYVPSYPYFGAQPPAPVHYQAGTRYSPSPLTETDSVCHPYNSKVAYKQNRDNLAVERNGKPEESNSKLKREPQSPNDNQRKAGRVSSKPNNGKSRLDDLKI, translated from the coding sequence ATGGGCGATTGGAGTTTACTGGGTAAACTGCTGGAGAGTGCTCAGGAGCACTCCACAGTTGTTGGAAAGGTCTGGCTGACGGTGCTCTTCATCTTTCGCATCTTAGTGCTGGGCACTGCTGCAGAGAAAGTGTGGGGAGATGAACAGTCAGGCTTCACTTGTGACACAAAGCAACCTGGTTGCCAGAATGTCTGCTATGACAAGACCTTCCCTATATCACATATTCGCTTTTGGGTCCTACAGATCATTTTTGTGTCCACACCCACCCTCATCTATCTGGGGCACATCCTACACTTGGTACGTATGGAAGAGAagcagaaggagaaagagaaaaacaagatATCTCAGCATCACAGCGATAAGCAACCACTCCTGGGGAATAGTAAATGTAAAAAGCCACCTGTGAAGGATGAACAGGGCCGGATACGGATGCAGGGTGCCATCTTGCGGACCTACATCTTCaacattattttcaaaactcTGTTTGAAGTGGGCTTTATAGTTGCTCAGTATTTCCTGTATGGATTTGAGCTAAAGCCATTGTACACATGTAATCGTATGCCATGCCCCAATACTGTGAACTGCTACATCTCTCGACCTACTGAGAAGacgatctttattttatttatgcttgCTGTAGCTTGCCTGTCTTTGTTCCTCAACCTGGTGGAAATGTACCACTTGGGCTTCACAAAGTGCCGACAGGGCCTGAGATACAGAACAGAAATTGCATCGGAAGCTGGCTCAAAGGCTCCTAGCGAAGCTGTAGCACCTTATGTGCCAAGTTACCCTTACTTTGGAGCACAACCACCAGCTCCAGTTCATTACCAAGCTGGGACTAGATACAGTCCATCTCCCTTAACTGAAACGGATTCAGTCTGTCATCCATACAACAGCAAAGTAGCTTACAAGCAAAACAGGGATAACCTTGCAGTAGAAAGGAATGGAAAGCCTGAGGAGAGCAACTCAAAACTCAAAAGAGAACCTCAGTCTCCCAATGACAACCAACGTAAGGCTGGCCGTGTCAGTAGTAAGCCGAATAACGGCAAGAGCCGGCTCGATGACCTAAAAATCTAG